The Chamaesiphon minutus PCC 6605 DNA window AAGATGATATCGCCACGGTAGGCGCGAGGAAAGTCAAAAATAGCAACAGCAAGAACAGTGGCGGACTCATTTTGACTCTTTTAAATCTTGCTGTCAGCAGCGACAGCGGACTTGTTTCTGTTTTCTCGGATTTAAACATTGCTAGCGAAACCTCAATAATCAGTGACAAATACAATATATCGATTAATTTAAACACAGAGTTTTGATGAATTTATCCGCTAAATACCAAAATATAATTGACAAAACGTTTGAATATTTTGCAAACGTTTGGAGTTTTGATTAATGCTTCAAATCGATAGTCAGTACTAACGTAAGTTGCTAGCTATAGCCTAAATCTAGGCAGAGGGTAAAGGAAAACACTCCACCTTTACCATGGGAGCATCCCACTTTTTATTTAGCGATCGCAAATTAAACCGTTAAGATAAGCGCAGCGATGCGCTAATACTTGAGGAACATTTTCAAATTTCCACTGCGCTCCAGAGATTTTAGTCCGACGATCGATCTGCTTAATTGTAGACTCAATGGCACCAGAACCAATTGAACAAATTTGTTCAGCTTGAAAATAATAATAATTAATTATACGATGACGATGTTTCTCTAGATAAATACGAAAGTTTTCAGCTTGCTTGAGAGTACAATCACCGAACAATTTAATAGTCTCATCAACTTTTCCGTACCAGAGCAGTTTTCTAGCAGCAAATAGTCTTTGATTAGATCCTCCAATTTTATGGAGATTTTCCATGAGATGAAACCAGTCGAGAATTTCTCTTCTTTCACCAACAGGTACAAATTCCTTGATAATATTCCATACCCCGTCGTGACCATCACCTAAGCAGGTAACAACTGGTGCTAATTTTTGACTATTTACCCAATTAACAATCACCTCATTTTCTTGAAATGATGAAGCAATTTTTTGCTGTTGATGCAGTACTGTTGCTTTGTATCCTTTCCAGCTACATATCTCTCCCTTCGGTGTTCTCACTCGAATATTCCCTCCATCCACACTCAATTCTGCCACTGGTGTTTCTGCTTGAG harbors:
- a CDS encoding ISKra4 family transposase (programmed frameshift), coding for MSPEEQKELDRHTEAIARILYKNTPKEELTSLGKIEEAVRARMQKYVMPEVGNFFIENVTVETGGYKRQIQSIIGELVITSKQAAKLNIKSHTQIRPYLEACCLRISASVSYERTTEEIEYLTGVKISKSAQQRLIHRQEFELPQAETPVAELSVDGGNIRVRTPKGEICSWKGYKATVLHQQQKIASSFQENEVIVNWVNSQKLAPVVTCLGDGHDGVWNIIKEFVPVGERREILDWFHLMENLHKIGGSNQRLFAARKLLWYGKVDETIKLFGDCTLKQAENFRIYLEKHRHRIINYYYFQAEQICSIGSGAIESTIKQIDRRTKISGAQWKFENVPQVLAHRCAYLNGLICDR